AAGTAAGCAAGTTTTACTTTTTATCGATAGTTCAAAAATTCCTTTAGCTAAAAATCATCGTATTGCTTCTCATATTTTTCTTGACCCAGATTCTCTAACAATTAGTGGTGCAGCATCTTTTGTGCGTGCCGAACCAGATAGTTTTGAGATTTTTTTAAATGAAAATACACTTGATGAAAATTATGATGAAATGATTGATATTTCTTATGAACCTCCTAGAAAAGTAAGTTTTTATCCACAAGGTGTACAAGTAAAATTTGATGTTGATTTGTATTTCAAAAAAACAATTACAGTTCCTGTAAAACCTCTTAACTTCCCACAAGATTCTTCAGCATATCTTGCTCGTCAATTAGCTGTTGTTGAATATGATGTCAGAAGAACCAATGAAATGCTTACTATTCCTGATAGCTTGTCTATTTTAGCAGATTACAAGAATAGAAATATGAATGATTCGACAATAGAACCTACTTTTCAGCCTCCTAGTTTTATGGAAAATGTAAAAATTATCCCTGAAAAATTGATTCTTATTTTTCCTAAAAAATTAAGTGATAAAAGAAAAAACAGATATAGAAATGAATAAAATTTAAGAAATACTCTGAATCATTCACACGTTAAGATTCAATAAAAGAAGGATAAAAAAACTAAATTAAATTAAATTCATAACTTTAAAGTGATGATTGCTCGTTATGTTCGTAAATTGAGCTTTCAAATAAACGTATGTTAATGTATTCATTTGTTTCTGCATAAATTATGAAAAAAATTTTCCCCTCTTCGTTTCTAACTCTACTCTTTGTAGTTAGTATTTTTCTTTTCTCTTCTTGCTCAAATGTTTCTGCTCAGATAGAACAGCATTCGCAGTGGAAAACTTATACTCAGCCTAGTGATTTATCAAATGTCAAGGTAGGCGAAACAATAAAACTTTATTTTGAAGTAGATATTGAAAAAGACTGGTATGTCTATTCTTCTGACTTTGATAAAAATTTAGGTCCAATAGTAACTGAAGTAGCTTTTGAAAAAAGTGATGCTTTTGAAGTAATTGGAGGTTTGAAAGCTGTAAGTCCTAAGAAAAAATACGATGACCTTTGGGGAGGAGAATATACATATTTTGTCAAAAAAGGTAAGTTTTATCAAGTTGTAAAGATTTTGAAGTCTACTACGACTATCAAAGCTACCTTAACTTATCAAGAATGTTCAGAAGTATCAGGAAAATGTATCATGCAAGAACCTGAATTTGAATTCAATATAAAAGCTCAAGCAACACAAACAGAAAAAGTAGAAGAAAAAAAAGAGGATAAAAACGATAATCAAACACCAACTACTGCACAAAATGACAAGGTTGATGAAAATAAAAACGATGATACAAATACTGAAATTTCAAATGTAGTCGAAATAACAAGCAATGATAGTTCACTCCTTGAAAATCTTACCAAAACAGAAACTACACAGACAGAAACTGTAACATTAGACAAAACAAAAAACTACATTCCAGCAGGTGACCCTTTTAAAGAATTGCCAGAAGTTACGACAGATTTGAGTGGAGAGAGTGAGAGTTTGTGGGGATTTATGATAGCTGCTTTTTTGAGTGGTTTGGTGGCTCTTCTTACACCTTGTGTTTTTCCTATGATTCCAATGACAGTTTCTTTTTTTACGACACGAAGTAAAAATCGTTTTGAAGGAATTGCTCGTGCGATGTTTTATGGTTTTTCTATTATTGGACTTTATACACTAATTGGTTTTATTGTATCTCGTTTTTTAGGAGATGATGCAGCAAGTATTTTGGCTACACACTGGATTCCAAATGTTTTGTTTTTTCTTGTTTTTATAATTTTTGCAATTTCATTTTTTGGAGCATTTGACATTGTTTTACCTTCAAAAATGGTAAATAACATTGACAAACAAGCTGATAAAGGAGGTTATGTAGGAATATTTTTTATGGCTCTTACACTGGTAGTAGTTTCTTTTTCCTGTACAGGACCTATTGCAGGAAGTATTTTGGTAATGTCTGCACAAGGAGAAGTTATCAAACCTGTCTTGGGAATGTTTGCATTTTCTTTAGCTTTTGCGCTTCCTTTTACGCTTTTCGCTATTTTTCCTTCTTTGCTCTCTAGTCTTCCTAAATCTGGAGGTTGGTTAAATACTGTTAAAGTAGTTTTAGGTTTTATAGAGTTAGCTTTAGCGTTTAAGTTTTTGAGTGTAGCTGACCAAGTTTACCACTGGGGAATTCTTGACCGTCCGATTTATATTGTAATTTGGATGTCGACAGCTTTCTTTTTGGGTCTTTATCTTTTAGGAAAAATTCGTTTACCACATGATAGTGTTATTGAAAAATTAGGAGTCGGAAGACTTTTGATGGCGATTGCTTCTTTTGCTTTCTTTTTATATTTAATGCCAGGGCTTTTTGGTGCGCCACTTAGTCCACTTTCAGGATATTTGCCACCACAAAGCACTAACGAATTTGATTTAGTTGCACTTATTAGAGGAGAAGAAAATGCAGCAGTAAATAGTAAAGCTAAATATTCGGATATTTTACATTTGCCTCACGGCTTAGAAGGACATTTTGAATATTTTGAAGCAATTGAAGCAGCTAAACAAGCAAACCAACCTCTTTTTATTGACTTTACAGGACACGGCTGTGTAAATTGTAGGGAAATGGAAGCCTCTGTTTGGAATCAACCAGAGATTTTGCCATTGCTTAAAAATGAACTTACAGTTGTTGCCCTTTATGTAGATGAACGTCAAGAACTAACAGAAGAAGAAAAATATACCTCTGATAGAAATGGAAAAGAAGTAACCACAGTAGGAAAACGAAATTCAGATTTTCAGATTCGTCGTTTTGGACAAAATGCTCAACCTAATTATTTTATCATCAATCCTTATACACATCAGCCTTTAGTAAAACCTGTTGGAAGGGTAAGCACACAAGAGTTTCAAGCATTTTTGAAAAAAGGAATTAAAGAATTTCAAAAACAGCGTTTGAATAATGGATTGTAGAAAAATAGGATTTTGAGAAAAAACTTGTAATGCTGTTCTAGGACTAGACACTACCAAAATAAAAAAAGCCTAATCATTGACTTGATTAGGCTTTTTTATTATCTTGTGGACCATATTGGATTCGAACCAATGACCCCTACCTTGTCGAGGTAGTGCTCTAAACCAACTGAGCTAATAGTCCTTTTTGCTCTACTTTTCACTTCTTAACAACCTTTACAATAAAGAGTGTTAATTATCTGCAAATATACGCACATAGCTCGTAACTTTGCAAACACTTAGACTACTTATTTTCTTAAAAGAAAGGTGGTTTTATTTCTATAGTCTGTCTAACACCTGATTATAAACTAGTTATAAGGCAATTCTTGTTTTTTTTTATTTCCTTATTTTGCCAAATTTTTAATCAATAATTTATTTTTTACTTTCTGCTATTTGTAGTTGAAGGTTTTATACAAAACTCTATTTCCTTAGAGTTCTCATAAAATGTTATGAAAAACAAAGTTTTACTCTCTCTTGCTGCTGCAATTATTTTTTTAGGTGGAGGCTATGGTCTTTATGTATGGCTTGGTAGTATGCAACAAGAACCACCCAAAAGAGCAGCCAAACCACAAGCCATAGCTGTCAAAATCCAAAATGCAAATCCTTCTACTATAGAAGCCGAAATAGTTACATTCGGTAGAGTAGAATCGGAGCAACCTGTTGATATTGTAGCTGAAGTTTCAGGCAAAATTCGTGAAAGTGTTCATTTACAAGTAGGGCAATCTGTCAGAAAAGGACAAGTTTTGTTTACACTTGGTAAAGAAACATTTGAATTAGGACTTCAATCACAAAAAAGTAATTTTATGCGAGAAGTTGCAATGATTTTGCCAGACATGAAAATTGACTACCCAAATCGTTATCAAGCTTGGAGTAGTTATTTTGCTAGTTTGGAAGTAGATAAATCATTACCAAAACTTCCTTCTTATGAATCAGAAAAAGAAAAAACATTCCTTGCTACAAAAGGAATACTGACAAGTTATTACAATATAAAAGCGCAAGAAGCTACCTTAGATAAATATGTTGTAACTGCTCCTTTTTCAGGTTCAATTAGTGAGGTCTATTTACAAAACGGTTCGGTAGCTCCTCCAAACGGTAAAGTATTGCGTTTGGCTCAGAATAGTCAATTAGAACTCAAAGTTCCTGTAGATACTAGAGATGTACATTGGCTCAAAACAGGAACGAAAGTAGGAGTAGCCACAGAAGATGATAGCCAACAATGGATAGGAACAATTGCACGTATAGGCGATATTGTCAATCCAGCCACCCAATCTTTAGATGTGTATGTAAAAATTCAGAATGGAAAAAATCCGATTTATGCAGGAATGTATTTGCGTGCAACTATGCAAGGAGGAACAATCCAAAATGCTATTGAAGTACCAAGAAGAGCTGTTTTTAATGATAATGAAATTTATACAGTCAAAAATGATTCTGTTTTGCATCTTCAAACTGTTCAAGTAAAGAAATCCAATAAAGAAACATTGATTATTTCAGGCATAAATGAAGGTGAAAAAGTAGTAACTGAGCCTTTAATAAATGCTTATGATGAAATGATTGTCAAAATTTTGAAGGAAAATACAGGAAGCACTGACGCAAAATTATCTGTTAAATAAAAACATAAATCCTAAAGGTCTTTGAAGCCCCTTAGGGTTTTAATGATAAATACTATGAAAAAACTTGTAGAATATTTTGTAAAATATCCAATTTGGGCAAATGCCATCATTTTTACCATGGTAATATTTGGTGCAGTTTCGTATGGTTGGGTCATGAAACGTTCCTTTTTTCCTGAAACCGACCCTACTACAATTACAGTAGGTGTAGTTATGCCAGGAGCATCACCCGAAGAAATGGAAGAAGGCGTAACCATCAAAATTGAGGAATCCTTAAAAGGAATTGAAGGAATTAAAGAAATTACTTCTACTTCCTCTGAAAACAATGCAAATATTGTCGTTCAGTTGGAGCGTGGTGTCGATGCTGATGAAGCACTTGCTGAAGTAAAAAATGCTGTAGATAGAATCAACTCTTTTCCAACTAGCGCAGAACGACCTTTGGTTTTCAAAGTAAAGCCACGAAGCAGAACCATGTACTTGGGTTTGAGAGCAAGAGAAGGAAAAGATTTAGATTTGTTTCTCTTAAAAAAATATGCTGAACAAATTGAAGATGAAATGTTGGCATCAGGAGTTATTTCTCAGCTTAATATTAGTGGTTATCCTGATATAGAAATTTCTATTGAAGTTCCAGAGGCTACACTTTTACGTTATAATTTACGTTTTGAGCAAATTGCAGCAGCAGTTAGATCAAATAACCGTGATATTTCGGCAGGTGCAATCAAATCTAAAGAAGAAGAAATTCTAATCCGTTCAAGAGCCAAAGAAAAAATGGCTGAAAAAATTGGAAATATTGTTCTTCGTGCTAATACAGATGGAAGTAATCTTCGTTTGAGAGATATTGCTACTATCAAACAACAGTTTGCAGATGTTCCGAATGCCTTACACATCAATGGAGAAAGAGCTGTTTCACTAGAAATTACAAAACTTAAAGAAGAAGATTTAGAAGAAATCTCAATTTATGCGAATAATTATGTCACAGAATTTAATAAAAAACATTCTGATGTTGAATTAGTCGTTTCGTTTGATTTCTTTGATTTGCTTTCGCAACGTCTTCAAATGCTAATCGATAATGGAATCATGGGACTTGTTTTGGTTCTGATTTGTCTAGGACTTTTTCTTAGTCTTCGTCTTTCCTTTTGGGTAGCTATGGGTATTCCAATTTCATTTGCAGGAATGTTTGTTATTGCTGCCTTAATGGGAATTACGATTAATATGATTTCCCTTTTCGGAATGATACTCGTTGTCGGTATTTTGGTAGATGATGGTATTGTGATTGGAGAAAATATTTTTACGCACTTTGAGATGGGCAAGTCGCCTATGCGAGCAACTGTTGATGGTACTTTTGAGGTAATGCCTTCTGTTTTTACGTCTGTCCTTACAACAATTGTAGCCTTTTTGCCTATTGCTATTGGTATTGAAGGATTTGATTTTCTTCAAGAAATGGGACTTATTGTAGTCCTTTGTTTGGGCGTTTCGCTGATTGAAGCCTTTTTTGTTTTGCCTTCTCACCTTACTCATAAAGATATGGGAGATACAAAAAGTGAAGGAAAATTTAGAGGAACACTAAATAAAGGCATTGATTTTTTACGTCATAAAGTTTATGGAACTGCACTTGCCCACGTTTTACGCTTTCGTTATGTGTATGTTTTTGTTCCTGTTGTTTTTGTGATGCTTGTTCTAGGACTGATAAACGGGCAATTTATAAAAGTAGTTTTCTTTCCAAATATTCCTTTTGATAGTTTTGATGCCAGTATTGCCTTTAAAGCAGGAACGCCAAAAGAAAAAGTTATTTCTTATTTAGAACGCTTCGAAAAGGCTACTTGGGAAGTAAACGACGAACTCAAAAAAGAATATAAGGACGAGAAAAATTTTATCAATTACACCTTTAGAAACTTAGGAAGAACTTCAGATGGAAGTGAAAGTGGTTCGCATGCAGGACATGTTTCTATTTCGCTTTTGGATATGGATGATAGAGAAATTACCAGTAATGAAATTTCAAACCGAGTAAAAGAAAAAATAGGTAAGATTCCAGAAGCCGAAACCTTTACTGTTGCAGGGAGAAACCGTTTTGGAAAACCTATTTCAGTTCGTTTATTATCCAAAAATAATGAAGCCTTAGACCAAGCTACCGAAGAACTTAAAAGAGAGCTTGAAAATTTTTCAGAGCTTAAAGAAGTCACAGATAATCAGCGAGTAGGACGAAGAGAGCTTCAATTAGAACTCAAACCTAAAGCCTATTTCTTAGGACTTACACACGCAGATATTACTAACCAAATCAGACAAGGTTTTTTTGGAGAAGAAATACAACGACTTCAAAAAGGAACAGATGAGGTACGTGTGTGGGTGCGTTATCCAGAAGCTAGTAGAGAAACTTTAGGACAACTTGAAACTATGCGTATCAAAATGGCTGATGGAAAAGAAATTCCTTTGTCAGAAGTTGCTTCTTATACCATTGATAGAGGGATTGTAGATATCAAACACTTCAATGGCTCAAGAGAAATTGCTGTAGAAGCAGAATTAGCTGATCCAAATGGTTCACCTGTTAGTATTATCCAAAAACTAACAGATTCTACATTTGTAGATATGAAAAGTAAATATCCAAGTCTTTCTTTTGAATTTGGTGGACAACAGCAACGCAGTAGTCAGTCGCAAGAATCGTTGAAGTTTGCACTTCCAATTATGCTTTTTGTAATTATTCTTTTGATTACACTTACTTTTCGTTCGCTGAGTCAGTCGCTTTTAGTAATGTGTTTGATTCCTTTGGGACTGTTTTGTGCTGTCTTTGGTCATTTCTTTGCTGATAAGCCTGTTTCTCTTTTGAGTTTATGGGGAATTTTGGCACTTTCAGGTGTAATTATCAATGATGCCGTAGTTTTGGTCAGTAAGTTCAATTCCAATTTACAAGAAGGAATGACAATGCCTGATGCCATTTATAATGCAGGAATTTCTCGTTTTAGAGCAATTTTACTTACAACTATCACGACTGTTGCAGGACTTGCACCACTTATCATGGAAACAAGTTTTCAAGCTCAATTCTTGATTCCGATGGCTGTTTCGGTGGCTTATGGAGTTGGTTTTGGTACGTTCTTGATTCTACTTATTTTCCCTGTTATTCTGCTTGTTGTAAATGATATGCGTAGAATGATTGTTTATTCTAAGCGTTGGGTTAAACACACTTGGAAAGGATATAAAGGAGAAGTTCTTTATCCCACTTCCGAAGAAGTAGAACCTGCCAATCGTGAAATGATACGTTTGAAAATTATGAAGGAAATGGAGTAATTTTTATGTGTCGTTTGTGCAGACACCATGTCCGTCAAGTTAAGAAAACTGTTCTCTATTTTTCCCATTATCAACGTCCATTTTGGCTTCGCCGACTTAAAAGTTCTTCGAAAATACACGATTGCTAAGAGAGAAAAGTGCTGATTTTGTTTATTTTACCTTATCAATCGTCAGTTATCGAAGATAACAAGACGTTGATAATGGTAGAATAAACAATAGCTTGACAGCTATGGTGGAGACACAAACAAAGGCTAGATAATTTTATCATGAATAACAAAAAAATTGCCTTACTTTTATTATAGAAGTAAGGCAATTTTTTGTGGAAATTTTTAGCAACCACAATAACCAGAAATTGTCAAAATCTTATTTTTGTTTTCTATAATACTTATGTAACAACCTGCTCCTTGATCACTCGGCTCAATAGATATAATTTTTGTTTTTTTATCAAATGTAATTGTATGAGGTATTGTATTTTCATCATAATATTCTTGATAATATAAAACAATAGCAAAAAAGTAAGCTTCTCTCAAAGATAAATTTGGAATCATCATATCCCAATCCATTCCTCCTTCACCACAACTATTTTGTTTATATTGTATATCTTTTTTGCTCCCAAATTTTTGTTGAAAAGCACAATCGTATTCATCTTCTCCATCATACTTTTGCCTTTTTATTTCATATCTATCATGATTTTTAAAATTACTTTGTAGATAATATAAATCACTAGATAAATAATCATTCTCTTGTGTTCCTCTATAATCCAAAACAGGCACAGGAAATTTAGTCAAATACCCATCAAAAACATAGCCTTCTAAATTATTCAAACTATCAATCTGACTGATTACTTTCACTTTTTGCATTCGTCCTTTTATCTCAAAATATTTTGTTTCTTGAACTGTTAGTTCATCAGAAATTGTATCTTGATTTAATAAAACTATTTTAGTGGCGTAGGGAAGTTTAGCTAATTTATTACAGGTCAGATTTGCACTATCTCTCAAATAAATTCCGTGAGAAGCCATAATATTGAAAGTGTCTTTTTCAATTACAGATTCTGTTTTTTTGCTTGTTGAAATGGAATTTTTAGGAATAGAAAAGCTAGTCAATGCTAAAAAGCTAAAGACTAAAATGAGTAGTAAATAATTGGTTTTCATATCGTTGTTAGTTTTGACTGATTTTAATAAATTGGTTCTTACTTAACACGCCCAACATTCATATTCAATAACTAATTCATTCGTATTATTTTTAAATATAGAATAATAACATCCCACTCCTGAGAGAGGTTCTATAATAAAGCTATTATTATTTTTATCAAAAATTACTACATCTCCTTCATTATATTCGTTGTTTTCACTAAAGAATAATACTAGAGAGAAAAAATAGGCTTCTCGTATCGACAAATTAGGAATTATTATTTTATGTATAGGAACATCGACAGTTGTAGATTCATTGTATTCATAAGTTATATTTTCGCCATACCTTTTCTTCCATTTAATAATCCAATCTTCATTTTCCTTATGTCTTTCAATAGCATATTTTTCAGACTCCTTAAAGTTACCTTTCAAATAATTTAATTCAGAACTCAAATAATCATTTTCCTTTGTTCCTCTATAATCCAAAACAGGTACTGGAAATTTAGTCAAATACCCATCAAAAACATAGCCTTCCAAATCATTCAAGCTATCAATCTGACTGATTACTTTCACTTTTTGCATTCGTCCTTTTATCTCAAAATATTTTGTTTCTTGAACTGTTAGTTCATCAGAAATTGTATCTTGATTTAATAAAACTATTTTAGTGGCATAGGGAAGTTTAGCTAATTTATTACAAGTTAAGTTTGCACTATCTCTCAAAAAAATTCCGTGAGAAGCCATAATATTGAGGGTGTCTTTTTCAATTACAGATTCTGTTTTTTTGCTTGTTGAAATGGAATTTTTAGAAATAGAAAAGCTAGTTAAGGCTAGAAAACTAAAGGCTATAAGAAGTGATAATAAATAATTGATTTTCATTTTTGATGATTCAAGTTGTAAGTTATTTTTTATCAGTACGGCTAAAGTACTGGTTTCGTTAAAAAAATCGAATAAAAAAACCTTTCCTAAAAAGAAAAGGTATTTTTTGTCCACTTACTTACTTTACTTACTACTTAAACTGTTCAGAAAATCGAACGACGATTTCATTCCTCAAAAGAAAGTGTAAAAATTGTCAGTTGCTAAAAATTTGTTTATCTAATAAATAAACGCTAACTAACGGCTTTCTTTCTTGATTTTCCAGAATTTTAGTTTGCTATGATTTTAGTATGAAACCAAAACAAACACTCACAAAAAATAAGATTTTGATAAAAATGGTGTAATTCCCAATAAAGAGAAGCTACAAACAAAAATCTTGGTGAGTAAATATCTTTTCATTCTACATCTTTTTGTAGAAGTTATTATCTATATTTCAATCTGTTTGCCAAGCCAAATTAATTATGCTATTTTTTTGATTTTTTCTATGAATTAATATAAAAACGTTTATTTAAGCAAATAGAGCTAGTTTTTTAAAGAAGTTTTTTTTTTCTTAGTTTTTTCGATTCTATTTTTATAGTCAATTCCTTTCCAAAATGAAAAGGTGTTTTTTTCATTGTGAAAATTAGATAGAATAAGTCTAATTAAAACTACATATCAAATTTACCAAGTTGCCTTAAAAGTGCATTAAAATCTTTTGGGTATTCTGTTATTGCTTTTATAACTTCTCCATTCATTCCATTAAAAGCTAATTCTTTTGCATGAAGAGCTACACGCTGCATCAGAGGAAGTTCTTCTTCCCATTTTTTAAGATTGAATTTTTTGCGCTTGATTTCTGACAAGAATAAATCTTTTCCTCCATACGCTTTATCAGCCACCAAAGGCGCACCTATAGTCTGTGCATGCACACGAATTTGATGCAAACGCCCAGTAATCGGACGACATTCCAAAAGTGTATAATGACGGAAAGCCTCTAAAGTAGTAAAAAATGTAAGTGAATGCTTTCCTTGTTTGTAGTTAACAGCTGAAAGTCCATTTTTCATTTTGTGTAAAGGAACTTCAACAGCTTGCTCTTGAAAATCATGCACTCCCACAGCAATAGCATGATAAACTTTTTCTACCTGACGTTCTTGAAATTGAATAGAAAGATGACGATAGGCTTCAAAGTGTTTTGCTATTGCAACAGCTCCACTTGTTTCCTTGTCCAAACGGTGTCCCAATTTTGCTTCTGGTAGTTCTGCTCTGACAATCTGTAAAAGATTCATCGCATTTCCTAAGCGTTCATCTAAAGAAGACAAAAAAGGAGGTTTATCAACAATTAAATAATCGTCGTTTTCAAAAATAACAAGGTCAGAAAGTTTATAGCGTTTCATAAAATACTCTACAGAATAAAGAAAGTCAAAAAATAAAGACTACAAAATTACGTATTTATTTGATTCAATTACGAATTACAAATTAAAAATTACGATTTGTTGAGTATTCTAGTTATAAATGAAATGTTTTTGATTTTTTGGTATTGCTAAGAATTTCGTAGATTGTGTATTTATTGTTTTTAATTAAAAGATAAAAATTTGCCTTGTATTAGATGTTATCACAGTTAATGTTTATGTCCCTATGTTGTACTCTCATATTGTGTAATGCAACTGCAATTCTAAATATTCGTTCTCTCACCTTAAAAATTTTGAATCTAATTTTGTTCTGTATAGTTTTCAGTCATTTTACACCTATAAATGTGTGTTCTACTGTCATTCTTAAAATTATATTACTTTTTTAGTTTTTGTCTAGTAGTATGTATTTTCACAATAAAAAACGAACCACCTCTTTTTTTGAGATAGTTCGTTTTTTATTATTTACTTTATACCTGTACTGACACTTTAAAATGTCTGCCAGTTTACTTTTATTTAAGCATCAGCTTTTGCGTCATGAAATTGCTCTTCTTCCGTTGAACCTTTCAAGGCAGCAGTAGATAAACCTTCGCCTACGATAGCTTGAGCTACTTGATCAAAATAACCAGCACCTACAAAACGTTGGTGTTTAGTTCCAGTATAGCCTTTTTCTTCGTAATCAAATTCTTTGTCTTGAAGACGAGAATAAGCAGCCATTCCTTCAGTTTTGTATTTTAATGCAAGTTCGAACATTCCCATGTTTAAGCTATGGAAACCTGCAAGTGTTACGAATTGGAATTTGTAACCCATTTCTCCTAATTGCTGTTGGAAACTAGCAATTGTGTCTTTATCTAAATTAGCTGTCCAGTTGAAAGAAGGCGAACAGTTATACGCCAATAATTTACCTGGGAATTTTTCATGAATTTTTTCAGCAAAATAACGAGCTTCCTCTACATCTGGCTTACCAGTTTCACACCAAACTACATCAGCATACGGTGCATACGCCAATCCACGAGCAACAGCAGCTTCAATTCCACCTTTCAAAACAAAAAATCCTTCTGAAGTACGAGGCTCATCAGAAATAAATGGAGCATCAGTTTCGTCAATATCACTTGTAATCAAAAATGAACCATTTGCATCTGTACGAGCAATCAGAACAGTAGGAACATCCAAAACATCAGCAGCCAAACGAGCAGCTTTCAATTTTTGAACAGCTTCTTTAGTAGGAACTAATACTTTTCCTCCCATGTGTCCACATTTTTTAGCAGAAGAAAGTTGATCTTCAAAGTGAACACCTGCTGCACCTGCTTCAATCATTGCTTTCATAAGTTCAAAAGCATTCAAAACACCCCCAAAACCAGCTTCTGCATCAGCTACAATTGGAGCTAACCAATGAATTGGTTCTTGCCCTTCTGCATTTTCAATTTGGTCAGCACGTAAAAGAGCGTTATTGATACGAGTTACCATTTTTGGAACACTATCAGCAGGGTACAAACTTTGGTCTGGATACATTTGTCCAGCATTGTTTCCATCTGCTGCTACCTGCCAGCCACTCATATAAATAGCTTTCAAACCAGCTTTTACTTGCTGTACAGCTTGGTTTCCTGTAATTGCACCTAATGAATTTACATAAGGTTCATTGTGCATAAGATTCCACAAACGCTCTGCGCCCATACGTCCTAATGTATGTTCTACTTTTACTGAACCACGTAATTTAGCTACATCTTCTCCTGTATAATCTCTAGTAATTCCTTTCCAACGAGCTGATGTTTTCCATTCGTTTTCTAATTCTGACACGCTTCTGTGAGCAAATTTGTTCGAAGTTCCGTTTGTCTTAGACATAATATTTCAGTTATCAGTTTTTCAGTTATCAGTTATCAATTACTCATAATCAGTAAATCACAATCTAATAACAGGTTTTAAATTATTTTTTTATGTTAGAAATACAGTTTGGCGTGTGTTTGTGCTTGTCGATTTATTGTGTGTCCAGTTAAGGATTTTGGTTTTTCTTTTTACTAGACCCTAAGTGT
This is a stretch of genomic DNA from Bernardetia sp. MNP-M8. It encodes these proteins:
- the aceA gene encoding isocitrate lyase, whose amino-acid sequence is MSKTNGTSNKFAHRSVSELENEWKTSARWKGITRDYTGEDVAKLRGSVKVEHTLGRMGAERLWNLMHNEPYVNSLGAITGNQAVQQVKAGLKAIYMSGWQVAADGNNAGQMYPDQSLYPADSVPKMVTRINNALLRADQIENAEGQEPIHWLAPIVADAEAGFGGVLNAFELMKAMIEAGAAGVHFEDQLSSAKKCGHMGGKVLVPTKEAVQKLKAARLAADVLDVPTVLIARTDANGSFLITSDIDETDAPFISDEPRTSEGFFVLKGGIEAAVARGLAYAPYADVVWCETGKPDVEEARYFAEKIHEKFPGKLLAYNCSPSFNWTANLDKDTIASFQQQLGEMGYKFQFVTLAGFHSLNMGMFELALKYKTEGMAAYSRLQDKEFDYEEKGYTGTKHQRFVGAGYFDQVAQAIVGEGLSTAALKGSTEEEQFHDAKADA